The Oscillospiraceae bacterium genome contains the following window.
TCAGCAGCGGGACCAGAATCAGGCCAACCATGATTCCCACCGTCATGACAGCAGCCACCGTTACATAATCCGAGGCCGTGGGAATAGGGGTATTCGTGTTCAGTCCCAGCTCTGTCAGGGATGTACCGGCTGCGACCGTCTCATAGGTCAGGGAGCCTACCACCGACAGCCGCAGCCAAGGCAGCGCGATGCCAAGACTTTTGCTTAAGGAAATGACACCCACCAGAATTGCGATTGCGGGGGCCACCGTAAAAATGGCTGCTGCCGAGATGGTTTTGCGAACAGTTTTCTGCGGCAGACCGATCTCCTTAGCGCGTTTTACGGCACGCCACAGAAAGAACGCTGACTGCGCCAGCACGAACGCCACAATAATGCCGACCAGCACAAATAAGATCGGCGCGTTTACATTGAACTCCATAACATCACACCTTCCCAGTTTCATACTTTAATACGGTAAATTAAAGTATTTTCCTAACTTTAACACAATGTTCAAAAAATAGCAATAGAAAAAGTCGTTTTTGCGGCTACAAATGTTTTTCTGCCACGCATACTTGCCCCCGCGCGCGTTTTGGGATATAATAGAAAAAGTATAGACTTTCGGGAGGCATCCATGCCTAAAGAAAAATTGAAAACCATTTATGTCTGCACCCAGTGCGGCGAAACCAGCCCCCGCTGGCTGGGGCGCTGCCCCTCCTGCGGCGCATGGAACACCATGACGGAGGATGTAGTGGCCGAGCCCGCGAAAACAGCCTCCGGCAAGGCAGCCGCTGCACCGCGCGTTGCGGGACAGACCAGCCTTGTGCCGCAAAAGCTGAAAAGCATCAGCACCACCGAGGAAAAGAGCCGCATCGTCACCGGTATCAGTGAGCTGGATCGGGTGCTGGGCGGCGGCATTGTCATCGGCAGTGTGACGCTCATCGGCGGTGAGCCGGGCATCGGAAAATCCACAATCTTGCTGCAGCTCTGCGGCGAGGTCAGCAAAACCAAAAATGTGCTGTATGTCACAGGCGAGGAATCTGTCCGCCAGATCAAGCTGCGGGCCGTCCGTCTGGATGTGCCGCAGGACAATATCTCACTGGTCGCGGAGAGCGATGTCGATGAGATCTGCGGCCTGATTGAGTCGATGAAGCCCGACCTTGTTGTCATCGACTCGATCCAGACGATGCGTTGTACTGACATTTCCTCCTCCTCCGGCACAGTAAGTCAGGTAAAGGAAAGCTCCGCCCGGTTTTTGAATGTCGCAAAAACGCTTGAGATTCCGACCTTCATTGTTGGCCATGTCAATAAGGACGGTGCCATTGCCGGCCCCAAGGTCATGGAGCATATCGTGGACACCGTGCTTTATTTTGAGGGTGACAAGACCTTGCCCTACCGCGTACTGCGCGCTGTCAAGAACCGGTACGGCTCCACGAACGAGATCGGCATGTTCGATATGACCGGCCGCGGTCTGGCGCAGATTGAGAACCCGTCTCAGGTCATGCTGGAGGGGCGGCCGCTCGGCATCAGCGGCACCTGCGTAGCCTGCGTTATGGAGGGCACCCGCCCGGTGCTGAGCGAGATACAGGCACTGGCAACAAAGACGAGCTTTCCCAGCCCGCGGCGTACCGCCAGCGGCTTTGACTATAACCGGATGTACCTGCTGCTGGCAGTGCTGGAAAAGCGCGCCGGATACGCCTTTTACAGTCAGGATGTCTATATCAATATCATCGGCGGCCTGAAGCTGGATGAGACTGCCTGCGATCTGCCTGTATGCATCGCGTTGGCATCCAGCCTGCTGGACCTGCCGGTGAACGAAAAGACCATGGCCATCGGTGAGGTCGGCTTGGGCGGCGAGATACGCAGCGTTACACATCTGGAAACACGCCTGCGGGAGGCACAGCGCGTTGGCTTTGACACCGCTATCGTACCCAAGCACAATTTAAAGATGATTGATCCTTCGCAATTTCCCGGCCTGAAGCTGGTGGGCGTATCCTACCTGCGGGAAGCCATCAATGCAATAAAATTAAAGTGAGGAACGAACCCATGCCTGAACAGAAAGATCCGAAAGCACCCGTTTTCAACCCGAAAATCAAGGAAACCATTGCAGCCTTCAAGGCGGAAAACAGCCCCAAAAACCTGAACGATATTCTGAACGAACTGGTGCGCTCGCCGCTGCTGGCCCCGGCTGTATTTGACCTGCAGGGCCAGCCCGCCCCCAAGCCCGGCCCGGACGGCCGTGTACAACTGCCCAAGGACACCAAAATCAGCCTTATGATGGTCACAAGCCCCGAGGGCAAGCACTATTATCTGGGCTTCAGTGATTGGGATGCCGCGCATGAATGGCAGGCAAAGCAGGCAAAGGCTGCCCAGCAGATCGTCCTGCTGCGCTTTGATGATTATGCCAACATGATCGCTAAAAACGAGGCTGCGTGCGGGCTGGTCATCAATCCCGGCGAGAACAGCCTGCGTCTGGAGCGCCCGCTCATCGAGTCGGTCAAAAAGCAGAAGGACGAGGTCGCACATAAGATTGCGGACGCCGTAGCACAGCGCGAGGCTCACCGTATCCATCCCGGTGACAAGGTCACCCTGGTTGAGCCGAGCATTCTGCCCGATGCCATGGTAGACCCCATCTGCGAGATTCTGGCCGGTGCCCCCGGTGTCGGCTCTGCCTATCTGTCGGTCATGATCGTCAACGGCGAGGCCCGCAGCTATCTGCTGGTGCTGGACGGTCCCAAGGACGATAAGCTCTTTGCAGCCGTAGCACAGGCCGCCCGCCCGTATCTGTTGAGCCGCGAGAAAAAGATGGATCTGAACATCACCACCTCGATCTCTCCCATGGGCCAGCAGGGTATGCGCGGCAGCGAGCCGTTCTACCGCAAGGGCATTGGCCGCGTAGTCGAGGAGGATGACGACGAATGAGCGTAAAACGCCTGCTGGACTGCACCCCCAGCGATTTAGCCGCCTACCGCAAGACTGACCTGCTGGACGCCATTGCCGGCAGCGAGGGGCGTGTGCTGGCCTGTGAGACCATCGGCCTGACACCGCCGCTGCTGGTCGATGTGACAAACGCCGAATACGCAGCTGCTCTGAGCGCAGACATTTTGCTGCTGAACATGTTTGATGTGCAGCATCCAGTCATCAACGCCTTGCCGAAGGTTCCCGAGACAGAGACCGTGCGGGAGCTCAAGCGTCTGACAGGCCGTGTCATCGGCATCAATCTGGAGCCATGCGACCCCGAGGCCGCAAAAAGCAACGATGGTACGCTGTGGAAGATGAGCAGCGGCCGCTTGGCTACGGTAGAAAACGCGCGCCGCGCCGCCGATATGGGCGTTGACCTGATCGTGCTTACCGGCAACCCCGGCAACGGCGTCAGCAACGAATTGATCGTAGCATCGCTGAAGGAGATTTCTGCCGCTGTCGGTGACCGCGTTATGCTGGCTGCCGGAAAGATGCATGCCTCCGGCGTAGCAGGGGAGGGCGGGGAGAAAATCATGACCCCCGCCGATGCCGAGGCCTTCATTGCAGCGGGCGCGGATATCATTCTGCTGCCTGCACCGGGCACTGTACCGGGCATCACACAGGACTATGCCCACCGCCTGATTGAAGCTGTACACGCACACGGTAAACTGGCGCTGACAGCCATCGGAACCTCTCAGGAGGGTGCCGACACCGCCACGATTCGTCAGATTGCGCTGATGTGCAAGATGGCCGGTGCAGATATCCACCACATCGGCGACACCGGCGTGCCCGGCATGGCACTGCCGCAGAACATCATGGCGTATTCGATTGCAATTCGTGGCGAGCGGCATACTTACCACAAGATGGCGCAATCAATCAACCGTTGAAAAAACTGTTTATACAAAAGCCCTTCGCAGAAGATCGGTTCTGCGAAGGGCTTTTTTCGTTACTGTAGATTTTTATAGTAGTCAGATTGTCCGTCATACCGTGTTTTTTCCTGTAGCTTGTCGATCATATTCAACCTGATCTTTATCATGGCGATGGCTGCTTCGTTTTTCTCGGCGTTCCAGTCCTGCTTGAGCAGCAACAGCCCGCGGTAATAGTCCTCGGTGCGTTTCATGCACTCACGCAGCAGATCAATTTCATCCGGCGTCAGAGAAAGACCGATTGCTTCGGATGCCTCAGGCATCGGAGCCTGCTTTTTGTTACCAAAGAATCCCATACCAAACACCGCTCATTTCTTCACCTTTGTGATCCATTTAACAGCATACACAATGATTGCCGCCGGAACCACGATTTGAATCAACAGGGAAATCAATGCCGACAAAAGCGAGGTCGTAAGGATCAGTGTCCCGATGATCATACGGCTGATTATATGCCAAAGCCATATAAATACCATCAGCGCAATAATCGTGATCAGGATTTTCATTATCGCATCCTTGCTCATTATCGCATCCTTGCTCATGATGCCAACTCCTTTTTTATTTATCATACCAGATTTCCTGCAAATTGCAAGAGCATCGTCCATACGAATGTTGTAAGTGCTTGCGCCGATCTCGCAGCAGCGGATACACCGATACAAAGGACGCGTGTCTTTACCGCAATGGGATCGCAGCAGACACCATCCGCAGGTCCGCAAAAAGCAGCTAACAGACCGAACACAAACCCCAAACCATGCAAGAGTCCAAAATCGCAACAACGCCTTCCCTGTATTTCGCTAAACTGTAATTTAGCGAAGTTATAGAAGCAGAGAAAAGCACCCGCCCTTTCGCTCACTTTTCTGTTGCCGCCTCCGCCTTGGCTGTTTTGCATGAATATTCATGCGCTTTCGTTTTCTGTACGTATTGTAATATGTGTGATGGTTTGCATTTCTTATAAGTTTGTGAAATTGACGCCTGCCGCCTATCTGTGCTACAATAAAAAACGGAATCAGCATTTCTGCATGATTCCGCACTCTGATTTTATATTTTGAGGTTCGATCGTGAGCAGTTATATTGATGTGGCCCATCCGGAGCGTCATGCGCCGTATCTGGATATTCCCGATGATGTAATTGAATATCTTCACTATCTGGATTTTGTAAAGCTGCGCTCCCCGCGCACTGTCAACGGATACTATCTTGACCTGCGCGGCTTTTTCCGCTTTATGATGCAGCGCTGGCAGCGCGTGGCCGATACCACGCCGCCCGATGAGATCACGCTGACCAGCATCACCACCGCCGATATTGCGCAGATTACCAAAAGAGACCTCTTTGACTATCTGGATCACGCCCGCAACGCGGACAACGGCCCCAAGGCCCGCGCCCGTAAGCTGAGCTCGCTGAGGGGCTTTTTCCACTATATGTGTACGCAGGTCAACAAGCTGACAACCAACCCCACGGAAAACATCAGCCTCGGCACACCCCAAAAGGCGCTGCCCAAATACCTGACCGAGACCGAGGCCGTCACCTTGCTGAGCCATATACAAAGTGATTTCTACACGCGGGATTATTGCATTATAACGCTGTTTTTGAATTGTGGTATGCGGTTGGCCGAGCTGGTCACGATCAACATGGGCGATTTCCGCGATGACACCATCCGCATAACCGGCAAAGGCAATAAAGAGCGGCTCGTCTATCTGAACAACGCCTGTCTGGACGCCCTGCAGCGCTACCGGAAGGACCGCGCTTCCCTGCCGAATCTTGTAGACAAGGATGCACTGTTTATCTCCAACCGCACCGGCAAGCGGCTTTCGGCGCGCCGGGTCGAGCAGATCGTAGCCCGCTGCCTGCAAAGTGCCGGTTTGAGCGGTCGCGGATTTTCCCCGCACAAGCTGCGCCATACCGCCGCCACGCTTATGTATCAGGGCGGCGTTGATATGCTGGCGCTGAAAGAAATATTAGGGCACGAAAATGTCTCTACCACGCAGATCTACACCCACATCAACCGCGAACAGCTGAAAAGAGCCGTTGCCGCCTCCCCGCTGGCCAGCCAGAAGTATGTGGAGGAAAAGCCCTCATCGCCCGCTGCCGACAGCGAGGACGAGGACGCCCCCGACAGCACTGACGGCCGCTGACAAAACTATTGCAGCCGCAAAACGGCTCAAAAGCCGCCGCACGGTCCCCGGCGTTTCCCTTGTGGCGCGACCCCGCGCAGCACAGAACAGCTGTGCCGCCAACTGCGCCGACCACCCGGCCAGCCACAGACACAACAGCAGCATAGCAACATCCGATACAGCCGTATCGCAGCGGTAGCGCAGCAGTCCTGCCGCACCGTCAGCCGCTGCCACGGAGGCCGCACAGAAGCCGAGAAATCCCCCGCGCGCCGCAAAAAACAGCACCAGCAGGCCAATGCCCCAGATACAGAACCCGCACAAAAGCACTGCGCAAAGCTGCAGTGCCCCCACCGCAAACCGTGCCCCGAAAGCCGCCGCAAAAGCTGTGCCTTCGGGGCTTTCTGTGTACCAGACTGCCAGCTGTTGGCCCAGTGCCGTGGCGCCGTCCCGGCCCATCCATATACCCGGCAGATACCCAGCAAGAAACGCCGCGCCAAGCCAGACAACGCAGTCCGGCTGCCGCCCCGACACGGTTTTACGCTTCGGCTCCTTGGTTCGCAGCTGCGGCAGCGCAGGCAGACGCAGTGCCGTCCGAGCCGCCCGCATCAGCGGTTTGTCCGCAGGGCTGTTACCGCACTACCCAGCAGACCTCCCAGAAGCAGAGCAATCGGCAGCATCACATTACTGCCCTGCCAGTTTACCTCTCCGCCCGCGAGCAGTGATGCTCCCAGCAGACAAGCCGTATAAAACACACCGCAGCCCAGCCCGCACAGAAGCAGCTTTTCCCTGCACTGATGCGCCAGAACTGCAGCGGATACTGCCGCCCCCGCTGCAGCTGCCATACAGGCCATCGGCCGCACGAGGCCCAGCGGCAGCGCCGTATGCGTCAGCAAAAACGCACACGCCGCCAACAACAGCATACAGCTTCCCACACCGCAGCCAAAGGCAGCCAACAGCACAGCAGCCGTTGTTTTTCGGCGCGCCGCTCTGGGCGGCTTGCGCAGATTTTTTCCAGCCATAAAAAACGCCCCCTTGCACAGTCAACACTATGCAAGGGGGCGTGTGTATTATGCCTGCTTACTTCTTGACAGGGGCAGACTTGCTGTCCTTGCCGGTGTCCAGCTTCTCCACAGAAGAAATTGCAGAGCGGCGGAAGCGGATCTTGGTGCGGTCGCTGCCGGTCTCGATAACGAGGGTGTCGTCCTTGTCGGCGATGGCGCAGACAATGCCAACAATACCACCGATGGTGGTGACCTTGTCACCGATCTCAATGGAGTTGCGCATGGCAGCATCCTTCTTGTCCTGACGCTTCTGCGGCAGGTAGATCAGAACGATCATAAAGACGATAATCAGAACCATCGGCAGGAAGCTGATCAGCATTTCTGCGGTAGTGGCCGTGCCGGCAGCGGCATTCAAAAACTGGATCATAGCAAGTATACTCCTTAAAAATAACGATTTCTTCTATTATATCGAATCAGTGTGCATTGTGCAAGCGTTTTGTCAAAAAATCAGATGCGGGTGTCAAGTTTATGCACATAGGTATCGTGGAACTGCTGGAAGGTGCCGTTGTCCAGCGCCTCGCGGATGCGCTCCATCAGGTGATTGTAGAAATACAAGTTGTGCATAACCGCCAGACGCATGCCCAGCAGTTCATCCGCCTTCTGCAGATGGCGGATGTAGGCGCGGGAGAAATTGCGGCAGACCGGGCAGTCGCAGTGCGGGTCGATAGGCGATTCGTCGCGCTCATACTTCAGATTTTTGATGTTGATGACGCCGTCCCAAGTAAACAGATGGCCGTGGCGGGCGTTGCGGCTGGGCATAACACAGTCAAACAAATCCACACCGCGGTATACGCCCTCGATGATATTGCCGGGCGTACCGACGCCCATCAGGTAGCGGATCTTGTCCTTGGGGGCAAACGGCTCCACCGCAGAGATGATGTCGTACATTACCTCTGCAGGCTCACCCACAGCCAGACCGCCGATGGCATAGCCGTCCATATCGTACTCCGCGATCTGCTTCATATGCTCTACACGCAGATCCGCGAAGGTGCAGCCCTGATTGATGCCGAACAACAGCTGATCCGGGTTGACTGCCTTTTCTTCATGCTTCAGACGGTTCATCTCCGCCTTGCAGCGCAGCAGCCAGCGCGCCGTGCGGGCGCAGCTGTTTTTGGCATATTCATAGGTTGCCGGGTTTTCAACACACTCATCAAAGGCCATGGCGATGGTGGAGCCCAGATTAGCCTGGATCTGCATGCTCTGCTCCGGGCCCATAAAGATCCGGTGTCCGTCCAGATGAGAGTTGAAGGTCACGCCTTCCTCGGTGATCTGGCGCAGCTTGGCCAGACTGAACACCTGAAATCCGCCGCTGTCCGTCAGGATGGGGCCGCCCCATTTTGTGAATTTGTGCAGGCCGCCCATATCGGCCACCAGCTTATCACCCGGACGCAGATGCAGATGATAGGTGTTGCACAGCATGACCTGTGCGCGGATATCCTTGAGATCCAGCGCCGAAAGACCGCCCTTGATGGCAGCGGCCGTGGCAACATTCTGGAACGCGGGGGTCTGTACCGTACCGTGGACCGTGGTAAACTCACCGCGGCGGGCGGCACCTTCCTGTTTGATAAGGCGGTAAGGCATAGATACTATCTCCATTTTATATATTGTCCGAAAAAAGCGGCGCAGAGGGCTTTTCCCCGCACCGCCTAATAGAATATTATAGAAGAAAACCGATGATTCGTCAACCGGCAATCAGCGAATGAACATCGCATCACCGAAGCTGAAGAAGCGGTATTTTTGCTCAACAGCGGTCTTATAGGCAGCCATCGTCTTATCATAGCCGTAGAAGGCGGCAATCAGCATGATAAGGGTGCTTTCCGGCAGATGGAAGTTTGTGATCAGGCCGTCAATGGCGTGCAGCTCGATGCCGGGATAAATAAAGATGCTGGTGTTGCCGCTGCAGGGCACGATCTTACCGTAGCGATCCCAGACGGCTTCCAGCGTGCGGCAGCTGGTTGTGCCGACAGCAATCACGCGATGGCCCGCCGCACGGGTCTCATTGATAAGCTTCGCAGTCTCCTCGCTGACAGAGTACCACTCGCTGTGCATTTGATGGTCCTCAATGTCCTCCTCATTCACAGGGCGGAAGGTGCCAAGCCCGACATGCAGCGTAACCTCGGCAATGTTCACCCCGCGGGAGCGGATAGTATCCATCAGCTGCGGGGTAAAATGCAGGCCGGCCGTCGGCGCGGCGGCACTGCCAAGCTCCTTGGCATAGACGGTCTGGTACTGGCTTTGATCCTCAAGCTGCTTCGTGATGTAGGGCGGCAGCGGCATTTTGCCGAACTCGTCCAGCTTCTCATACAAAGTCTCTGTATCATAGCTGAAAGTTACATGCTTGTTGCCGTCCGGCAGCGTCTCGTCCACCACGGCAGTCAGGCTGCCGTCACCGAATTCCACCTTTGTGCCGGGCTGCATCCGCTTGCCGGGGCGGGCCAGACACTCCCATGTATCGCCCTTGACCTGACGCAGCAGCAGCAGCTCACAAACCGCACCCGTGGGAACCTTGGTGCCCATCAGGCGGGCGGGCAGGACCTTGGAGTTGTTGACCACCAGCAGATCGCCTTTTTCCAGATAGTGGGGCAGCTCATGGAATACCGAGTGCAGGATCTTATCGTTCTTGCGGTCCAGCACCATCAGGCGGGCAGCGTCCCGCGGGTCAGCGGGTTCCTGCGCGATCAACTCTTTAGGCAGGTCATACCAGAAATCTTTTTTCAACATGATTTTTCATCCTTTTTCACTTTAAAGCGATATTATCTTGACATTCGTTCCGGGGCATACTATAATGAATCCAAACACAGAGGCGCGAAGTGCATCAGTACCGGTTTCTTTATTCCCTGCCAAGGGCGGAAACGGGAAAGGGTCCTTCGCCGAAGGGGATGCGCGGCACGCATCTTCCTGGGTCCGTAGCCGAACAGGTGCGGGACTGTCACACCGCAAAACGGTGTGTTGCGCTGTGTTATATGCAATATGATATTATATTGCATTTTGTGCCGGTTTTCAAGCCGGTTTTTTTATTATCTGTGCAAAATTTCGTTTGGACTGCATAGATATTGGGAAGGGTTTGTGAAAGGAAGGTCTTAGTCAGGATGAAACAGTACAATGTTGGTGTCATCGGTGCAACCGGTATGGTCGGTCAGCGCTTTATCACGCTGCTGGAAAATCACCCTTGGTTCAATCTGGTTACCCTTGCAGCCAGCGCACGCAGCGCAGGCAAAACCTATGAGGAGGCCGTCGGCAGCCGCTGGCTCATGACGACCCCCATGCCCGAGAGCGTCAAGAAGATGGTCGTGCTGGATGCCGCCAATGTTGAGGAGGTCGCATCCAAAGTCGATTTCGTTTTCTGCGCCGTCAACATGAAGAAGGAGGAGATCAAGGCACTGGAGGAGGCCTACGCCAAGGCCGAGTGCCCCGTTGTCTCCAACAACAGCGCACACCGCTTTACCCCTGATGTGCCGATGGTCGTGCCTGAGATCAACGCCGACCATATCGAGATCATCCCCGCACAGCGCAAGCGTCTGGGCACCAAGCGCGGCTTTGTGGCCGTCAAGTCCAACTGCAGCCTGCAGAGCTATGTGCCTGCCCTGCATCCCCTGCGCAAATACGGCATCTCGGATGTGCTGGTCTGCACCTATCAGGCTATCTCCGGTGCCGGCAAAACGTTTGAAACCTTCCCCGACATTCTCGACAACGTCATCCCCTACATCGGCGGCGAAGAGGAAAAGAGCGAGCAGGAGCCGCTGAAGCTGTGGGGTCATATCGAGGGCGATCGGATTGTGTCCGCAGATGCCCCCCGCTTCACGGCGCAGTGCCTGCGTGTTCCCG
Protein-coding sequences here:
- a CDS encoding tyrosine recombinase XerC, with amino-acid sequence MSSYIDVAHPERHAPYLDIPDDVIEYLHYLDFVKLRSPRTVNGYYLDLRGFFRFMMQRWQRVADTTPPDEITLTSITTADIAQITKRDLFDYLDHARNADNGPKARARKLSSLRGFFHYMCTQVNKLTTNPTENISLGTPQKALPKYLTETEAVTLLSHIQSDFYTRDYCIITLFLNCGMRLAELVTINMGDFRDDTIRITGKGNKERLVYLNNACLDALQRYRKDRASLPNLVDKDALFISNRTGKRLSARRVEQIVARCLQSAGLSGRGFSPHKLRHTAATLMYQGGVDMLALKEILGHENVSTTQIYTHINREQLKRAVAASPLASQKYVEEKPSSPAADSEDEDAPDSTDGR
- a CDS encoding enhanced serine sensitivity protein SseB — translated: MPEQKDPKAPVFNPKIKETIAAFKAENSPKNLNDILNELVRSPLLAPAVFDLQGQPAPKPGPDGRVQLPKDTKISLMMVTSPEGKHYYLGFSDWDAAHEWQAKQAKAAQQIVLLRFDDYANMIAKNEAACGLVINPGENSLRLERPLIESVKKQKDEVAHKIADAVAQREAHRIHPGDKVTLVEPSILPDAMVDPICEILAGAPGVGSAYLSVMIVNGEARSYLLVLDGPKDDKLFAAVAQAARPYLLSREKKMDLNITTSISPMGQQGMRGSEPFYRKGIGRVVEEDDDE
- a CDS encoding TIGR04086 family membrane protein: MAGKNLRKPPRAARRKTTAAVLLAAFGCGVGSCMLLLAACAFLLTHTALPLGLVRPMACMAAAAGAAVSAAVLAHQCREKLLLCGLGCGVFYTACLLGASLLAGGEVNWQGSNVMLPIALLLGGLLGSAVTALRTNR
- the queA gene encoding tRNA preQ1(34) S-adenosylmethionine ribosyltransferase-isomerase QueA translates to MLKKDFWYDLPKELIAQEPADPRDAARLMVLDRKNDKILHSVFHELPHYLEKGDLLVVNNSKVLPARLMGTKVPTGAVCELLLLRQVKGDTWECLARPGKRMQPGTKVEFGDGSLTAVVDETLPDGNKHVTFSYDTETLYEKLDEFGKMPLPPYITKQLEDQSQYQTVYAKELGSAAAPTAGLHFTPQLMDTIRSRGVNIAEVTLHVGLGTFRPVNEEDIEDHQMHSEWYSVSEETAKLINETRAAGHRVIAVGTTSCRTLEAVWDRYGKIVPCSGNTSIFIYPGIELHAIDGLITNFHLPESTLIMLIAAFYGYDKTMAAYKTAVEQKYRFFSFGDAMFIR
- the asd gene encoding aspartate-semialdehyde dehydrogenase, with translation MKQYNVGVIGATGMVGQRFITLLENHPWFNLVTLAASARSAGKTYEEAVGSRWLMTTPMPESVKKMVVLDAANVEEVASKVDFVFCAVNMKKEEIKALEEAYAKAECPVVSNNSAHRFTPDVPMVVPEINADHIEIIPAQRKRLGTKRGFVAVKSNCSLQSYVPALHPLRKYGISDVLVCTYQAISGAGKTFETFPDILDNVIPYIGGEEEKSEQEPLKLWGHIEGDRIVSADAPRFTAQCLRVPVSDGHMGAVFVRFENKPTKEEVLQAWKEFHGPAQDLNLPSAPKQFLHYFEENDRPQPKLDRMLENGMSVSIGRLREDNQYDYKFVCLSHNTLRGAAGGAVLLAELLAAKGYFD
- a CDS encoding haloacid dehalogenase-like hydrolase; protein product: MSVKRLLDCTPSDLAAYRKTDLLDAIAGSEGRVLACETIGLTPPLLVDVTNAEYAAALSADILLLNMFDVQHPVINALPKVPETETVRELKRLTGRVIGINLEPCDPEAAKSNDGTLWKMSSGRLATVENARRAADMGVDLIVLTGNPGNGVSNELIVASLKEISAAVGDRVMLAAGKMHASGVAGEGGEKIMTPADAEAFIAAGADIILLPAPGTVPGITQDYAHRLIEAVHAHGKLALTAIGTSQEGADTATIRQIALMCKMAGADIHHIGDTGVPGMALPQNIMAYSIAIRGERHTYHKMAQSINR
- the radA gene encoding DNA repair protein RadA, translating into MPKEKLKTIYVCTQCGETSPRWLGRCPSCGAWNTMTEDVVAEPAKTASGKAAAAPRVAGQTSLVPQKLKSISTTEEKSRIVTGISELDRVLGGGIVIGSVTLIGGEPGIGKSTILLQLCGEVSKTKNVLYVTGEESVRQIKLRAVRLDVPQDNISLVAESDVDEICGLIESMKPDLVVIDSIQTMRCTDISSSSGTVSQVKESSARFLNVAKTLEIPTFIVGHVNKDGAIAGPKVMEHIVDTVLYFEGDKTLPYRVLRAVKNRYGSTNEIGMFDMTGRGLAQIENPSQVMLEGRPLGISGTCVACVMEGTRPVLSEIQALATKTSFPSPRRTASGFDYNRMYLLLAVLEKRAGYAFYSQDVYINIIGGLKLDETACDLPVCIALASSLLDLPVNEKTMAIGEVGLGGEIRSVTHLETRLREAQRVGFDTAIVPKHNLKMIDPSQFPGLKLVGVSYLREAINAIKLK
- a CDS encoding DUF5058 family protein; this encodes MKLGRCDVMEFNVNAPILFVLVGIIVAFVLAQSAFFLWRAVKRAKEIGLPQKTVRKTISAAAIFTVAPAIAILVGVISLSKSLGIALPWLRLSVVGSLTYETVAAGTSLTELGLNTNTPIPTASDYVTVAAVMTVGIMVGLILVPLLTKRIQGGMVKLGAKDSRWADIFNNAMFLGMISAFLGYVFSDVMNVTHGDFTGLIPVFVMLTSALAMVICGVAAMRTKKRWIQDYALPISMLCGMGASIPLTSWLS
- the tgt gene encoding tRNA guanosine(34) transglycosylase Tgt produces the protein MPYRLIKQEGAARRGEFTTVHGTVQTPAFQNVATAAAIKGGLSALDLKDIRAQVMLCNTYHLHLRPGDKLVADMGGLHKFTKWGGPILTDSGGFQVFSLAKLRQITEEGVTFNSHLDGHRIFMGPEQSMQIQANLGSTIAMAFDECVENPATYEYAKNSCARTARWLLRCKAEMNRLKHEEKAVNPDQLLFGINQGCTFADLRVEHMKQIAEYDMDGYAIGGLAVGEPAEVMYDIISAVEPFAPKDKIRYLMGVGTPGNIIEGVYRGVDLFDCVMPSRNARHGHLFTWDGVINIKNLKYERDESPIDPHCDCPVCRNFSRAYIRHLQKADELLGMRLAVMHNLYFYNHLMERIREALDNGTFQQFHDTYVHKLDTRI
- the yajC gene encoding preprotein translocase subunit YajC yields the protein MIQFLNAAAGTATTAEMLISFLPMVLIIVFMIVLIYLPQKRQDKKDAAMRNSIEIGDKVTTIGGIVGIVCAIADKDDTLVIETGSDRTKIRFRRSAISSVEKLDTGKDSKSAPVKK